CTTTGTATCTTTCGTATAAGGTATTCCGAATGTGTTTCAATGATGAATTGATATTTAAATTCTTTTTGCGCATCAACGAAAAAATCTGCTAATTTGGACTGCAATGCAGGGTGAAGATTAGTTTCTGGTTCTTCAATTACAAATTGCTCATCATTACCTAATAAACTAACTTTCATTAGAAGTGGCAATAATTGAGAAAAACCATATCCTACATCTAATAAATTTTTATAATTTCCGTTTTCTTCAATAAGCTCTAATTCTATTAGGCCTGAAGTTCCTATTAATTTAAAATCAACACCTTTAGCAATTCCAAATTCCTTAAGCCATTTAGTGAAGAATTGTTTTTTCTTATCACTAATATCTCCAATATTATAATCTTTAATGATTTTCTCGAAATAAGAATTTCCGTTCCTTTCAAATGTTCTAGAATTATTTGACCTAATAGATGGGATAAAATGAAATGACAATTCCTTTTTAAGTGTTTCAAAAGAAGACGATAATTTAGTTACATATAAGTTGAATATATCCATGTTTCCAGTATTATTAGATATTGAGTATTTATCATAACTAGTCCCAAAAAAACTATTAAACGCATCCACTAACTCATTACCTATCTCAATATCAAAGCCTGGATAATCTATTGGCTCTCTAAAAAGGTAATTATGTTGACTGATTTTTCGAAAATAGTTACTTTCAAATCTTAATAATTCGTCGTTTGCAAACGACGAAGCTATTTCATTACAATAATTCAAAAGCAAATCTGTTCTGGAGTATTTAGCAATCAATTGAGAATGTTCGTTTCCTGAATTGCTTAATAATTCACCATTAACGAAACACATCAAATTATAATCACCTTCACCATACGAAAAATCAAATAACTCAGGATGAAGAAATAGGGGGCTGTTTAAATTATCGGGGTATTTATCGTATCTAATAGAGATGTAATTTTCATATTCTTCAATCGTTCTCCACAACTCTAATGCTTTTGTGCCAAGTAAAGAATATGCAACTGATTGGTTATTTTTGTAATTTTCAAAAAAGTTAAACTGGTCTTTTCCATTTAATTCTTGAATAAAAATTTGATATAAATCAGCAGCTTCTTTATGTTTATTTAAACTGTCAATATCTTCTTTTATTTTTGAAAATATTATTTCTTTTATTTTTGAAATATTTAGTTGAGCATTAAATACAGGAGCTTTCATAGCTTCATTTTCCTCTTCAGTTATACCTCCATTGGTTAATACGTAGACTTTAGGATCAGTAAGTTCAACCACATATATAGAAATATTTCCGTCAAATGCTTCTATTTTTTCCAAAAGGGCATCTTCAAATTTCGAATCTGCATCATAAATAAACGTAAGCTCAATGTATACACTCTTTGGTAAGCTCAACCACTCAACAGGTAGGCGAAATATTAACTTTTTCTTTAAATCATTCTTATTAATTATGCTTTTAAAACTACCCATGATCGAAGAAACAGTACTGAAATTTAATGATATATTCTTAAATTCTTTCTTCGAGCTAAAATCGCTTGTTGATAAGACATTATCCTTGTTCTCTTGGAATAATCTTAGAGAACTTGTAAATGATGATTTTCCTGAACTATTTGTTCCCACCAAAAAAGTAAGTGGCCTTAAATCCAGTTCTTGTAGGTCTGAAAAAACTTTAAAATTTTTGACTCCAAAATGTTCTAACATAATTACTAATTAATAAGTTTATAAATTACCACACATCACCAAATTGGTCTGGTTGACCTCCAAAAATTTCGAGATTTTCTTGCCAAATATCAGATGATGTTGGATAATTGTCTTTTTCTATATTGTCTTCCAATTCAATTTCTCCCATAGCCTTTTTTATTATAAGAGAATCAAGCTCTTTTTCATTGATTACATCTTCAATAATTGCAGTATAAGAATAGAGTTTATGAGATATGAAATCTGTTTCTTTTATCTCATTACCCAGTTCTTCATCTTTTTTTGTATTTGGACGGTCTATAGAATATTTCTTATATGGGATACAGTATTTCCCATTCCACATAGCTAAAGAAATTGCTTCGCTCATTCCTATTTTCAAAAGATAATCAATTACCTGATCTAAATCTGTAAAATACTTGTAATTCTTTCCATAGTTAACGGTTGAATATTTTGCTATTCCACTCCACCAAAAATACAATTTGTATTGGTTGTCGCATGTTTTTTTTAGATAGCCTGTGTTATTTTTTGCATTTTCAGCAAATGACATTAGATAATAGTTTTTATCAAACTGTTTTTCTTGCGGCTCGTACTTTCCACCAAATATTAAATATAACATTCTATTTCTACTTTAGTTATTAACTATGCAATTACAAGATTTAAAACTTTCCAGAAGCACCTTCCTGTTGTTGCTTAAAGAAATATACATAAAGTGCTTATGATAAGTAATTCATGTTTACCATACTTTTTTTTTTGATGTTGCAAATATTGAGCGAACTTGTGCAGCCAAACTGCACACTAAAAATATTTCTTAAAAGCTAGTTCTATTCTCCGCTTAATATTATCTCTTAAATCCAATTATTTCTCTAGGTGCTTATGCGGCCTTTTGAATTTGTATATTGAGGTTTTATACTCGATATCACAATTTCTACAATTGAATATATCAGGTTTGGTTTCTTCCATTTTATTTGAGCATTTATGACAAAAATAAACTCCTCGTTCAAGGTGTCCTGCTTTTTTTTCAATTAAAACTCTAAGGTTGTTATGGATAAATCCTCCATTCAGCTGAAGGTTACTTAATCTTCTTTTAAACATTGCATCAGAGCAACAAGTCCCACATTTTTCACATATATAAAGCCCATGAGTACACTTTTTGGAATTCCTACTATCAATTATAGATTTGCATTTCCCATTTAAGCAATGGTTTAAATATATTATGTCATTGTTTTCACATGAATCATTAGCGCATTTAAATTTAACTACTGTTCGAGATGCGAAATTTGAAGTTTCAGCTGGATGTAATATATGGTTACAATCTTGGCAATATAATTTTTCGAGAAGTGTATTGAGTCTGTTGACCAGACCTATGAATTGATAATATTTCCCTTTAGGGATAACTTCACCATTTTTAGTGCGTTCATCAGTATTTAAATTTAAGGCCTCGCAAAAGTCAAGCAGAGTGTATTTTTGCCATTCATTATTATCATGAATTGACTCACAGATTTCATAACAAGGTCTGTTCGCACACCACCAAAATTCTTTATTAAAAATGAGATCTAATTTGTTTGATTTTCTTGCTTCACAGAAGGATATCCCATTTGGTATTTCCTCCCTAATAAACTTTGCAAAATGAGTATTGTTTGCATATGCACTTCCACCAAAATCTAAGAAGAATCTGTTTTCGGTTGCGAATTCCTTTACTTTGTTTTCATGAGTGATAGGAACTTGCCATGTTTTTGATACTGCGTTATATCGCTTGTCTGGTAAGAGTTTAACTTTCTCAATGATAGAAGGGTTGTATCCAAATTCAATAGAATAATATAGATTATTATTTGAGTCAACTATCTTTTTAATTTCACCATTCTTTTCCCAATCAAATTTTGGCGTCATTCTACCTTTGCAATCTTCAAAATAGTTTGTCAGTAGAAACTTGTGATCAGTATTGTATTTCAAATCTTCAATTATAATTTTCAAGGCTTCACTTTCAACAAGAAAATCTCCTCTGTCTCTAAATGCAATTAGTGCTTTAATAATAACATCAGTTGAAATATCTATTGGAATTGCAGGATGAGCTTTTGTGTTTTCATGAAATAATTCTAAATCAAATCTTGTTATTTCATCTAGTTTCTCAATTGAAAGGTCTAACTTCCCTTCAGCTTTTAATTTGAATAACTTTCGAATTATCCTAACCTGATCTTTAGGAAGAAAGTATATAAACTTAGTTTTTAATATGTTAAAATCCAGTTCATCCTCATTATCTAAAAACCATAGAATAGTGTTGTAAAATACAGATCCTAGCTCTTTTATTCTTATAATAGAATCTTCATTATTAAGAACAATAAACTTTATTTTGTTGAATTGAGTGTAGAATATCTTCCTATCTGTACAAATAGTATTTTGTTGAAGATAGGATAAGAAATATGATGTGATATCATTTAGTGAGATTGCTTTTCTTTGAATCCAATCATTAATTTGATTGTAGTTTGTATAGTCGTCTTGTAAAAATTGGTTGATATCAGAAGATGGAAATGTTTTTGCTATCCCAGATTTCCATAAATCGAAATATTCATTTGAATCTTTTATTTCATATATTTTCTTATCTATTTTAGTAATCTCTTCATTATCTAAATAGGTTTCGCCTTTTAAATAAATCCATTTCAGGTCTAAATAACTTGCAGTTGATATTTTGTGATCTAGAATTTTATAAATGAGGGTTGTGTCAGTTTTGTTTTTATTAAAAAGGAAATTGCATTTTTCCACACTAAGTTCAGACATTCTATTGATAATAACTTCATCTGGGATGGAATTTAAGATGCCTTGAAAAAACAGACTGAATTTCTCGTCATCGGAAGATTGTTCTGTTATAATATTGTATAGAGTATAGACTAATTCTTGTCCATTCTTATTGGTCCAAAAATTTTCATCTTGATAGTGATCTTCAACTACTATTTTATTTTCTAAAGTATTTATTTTCTTTATAAAGGTTTTGAGTATGTCGAGAGAATGAGCCCAGCTATATTTATTGGAATAGGCTGTTAATGCCTCTATTTGTAAGTTTAAAGAGCTTTTTTCTAAAACAGACACTCTTTCATGCGGATTTAAATTTTCATCGAGAAATAAAGTCTTTATCGATTCTTGAGGAATCTCGATATGGAATCCTTTGAGCCAAAGTATAGGCTTGAAATTACTCGAACTAGCTTCCACGATTATTTTATTAATCTCCGCTTTCAAATAATTTTGGTAATCTATACTTATAGAATTGGGTAAACTAGTTTTGAGTTTGTCATATCTTATCAAATCAGCATTATTGTTAATTCCCCCAAGCTCAGTGGCCTTATTTATTAGATCCAAAAGAACTCTATTTTCAAAAGCTTTATTGATTTGTTCTAAGCGTAATTGTTTATCTTTATCATCTTGTATGATTACTAAATATTTTTTTAATTCTTCGATGTCTCCCAATCTGGAAAAGCCAGTCACATTGACCACCCTGTGCCAATCTGATTGACCACCCCTCAGTTTCACCGTGAAAAGCTCTCATTACATTATCAATTAGTTATTCAAATTAGTCTGTTTATTTGTTCCCTAACTCATATAGCAACTCAAATACAGGATTAAGCAGGGTAGGTGAGTGTTCTTTTTTAGGGTGGTCACTTTGCTCTGGCGAACATGGTCAGTTTGCTCTGGCTTTGGGTGGTCAGTTAAATTCGGCTAAGGGTGGTCTAGGGCAGCGTTTTTTCCATTAATGCGACAGAATCCGTTTGCTCGCATTACGTTTGCAAATTGTTGTGTTTTCGTGCTTTATCGGAGGCAATTCGGTAACATTTCTAAAAAACCAATACACCTATCATAATTCAATTCGTAAAAGTTAACGCCAAGATTAATAGCCTCATAATACTTAACTTGATTCTTTTTGTAAAATTCCTCCGATGGCATTTTCCAAAATTCATGTCCCAATTTCTCCGCGATAAACCATTTTTCAATTAATCTAGCTGCTCTTCCGTTTCCATCTCTAAAAGGATGAATGTGTGCAAATCGTAAATGAATCAATGATGCAAAGTAAAAGACTTCAATTTCGTTAAGGTCAGATGAAATCAACTGACTTATATCCTGAAAAAACGATTTCATTTCTTTTTCTACAAATTCTGGCTCAATTGCCATATATGCTAATCCTGATTTTCCAAATACGCCAACCTGCTCAATTCTATATTTTCCTCTTTTGCTTCTTATCAATAATGTGTCTGAAAATATTTTATGACAATTCAATAAATTCTTCTCATTCAGGTGGTTGTTTTGTGCAAAACTATATGCTTCAATCAAATCCTCAATTTCTTCAATTTCTTTTCCTACTTTGAATTTGTCCTTATTCATTTCATAATTCATGTAAGAATTCAAATCGATACTATTTCCTTCAATATTTGATGAGTAAATAGCTGCAGATTTTGTCAAGTATTCAAATCCACCTCGATTTTCCGAGAAATCAAATTCCTTAATCAATTCAGAAATTTCATTCCCAATTGACTTCTTATATGTATCTAAATATTTCCTTTCTGCTATCTTCATTCAATCCAATTATTTAAACACAAATATACTCATTTTTGAGGTCATTTTTTTAGTGCTACTTCGCTTTTTTTTGCATGAAGCACAACGTAGGTTCTGTCGCATTAATTACTCAAAGGTAAAATAATTTCTACTTTTACCCACCAACAAAACCATAATTGATGTTCAAGCACCACCGATATCCCAGAATTATCATCCTTCAAGCAGTTTATTATAAATTAAGATTCACATTAAGTTATAGAGATGTAGAGGAATTGCTATCAATAAGAGGAATCAAAGCAGATCATTCTACTATTCAAAGATGGGTATTTAAGTTTAGTCCATTGATTGAATCGAATATGCATAAACGAAAACGGAAGGTCAATAATAGCTGGAGGATGGATGAAACTTATATCAAGGTAGGAGGGAAGGACCGCTATTTATATAGAGCTGTAGATAAATATGGGGGTACAATAGACTTCCTATTAACCAAGAGAAGAATGAAGGGATCAGCCCAGAAATTCTTGAATAAAGCCATGGTAGTGTACCATATGGCGCTTTTCCTTTCACTAAAAACATATTTAACATAATATGAGGCATTTAGGGTGTTTAAAATACAAGTATTTCTGTAGTATTGAGGTCTCCCATCGATAATAAAATTCCTTAGAGCCCGTTAAACAAGCATTCTAGATTATATAGTGTACCATATGGCACCTGATATTAATATTAAAAGTTTGTTTTGATGAAATCACCTACCAAAGTTTGTAAATATTGTAGTGGAATCTGCATAAAGAAAGGAAAACGAAATGGGAAACAACGTTTCCTTTGCAAACACTGCGAAAAATATCAATTATTACATTATAGCAAGAATAGAATCCCAAAATCAAAAGAAAACTTGCTAGTAAAGCTTAATAATGAAGGAATGGGAATCAGCTCTATTTCTCGTATACTACATGTTTCAAAATCTAGTGTGCAACGCATCATTATTAAATTTAGCAGGGCTGTTTTAAAACCATTGATTTCAGAGAGAAATCAAGTTTATGAGATTGATGAACTTCGTACTTATGAAGGTAATAAGAAAAATGAAAGTTGGGTTATATATGCTATTAATAAAGCAAATGGAAATGTCATAAATTTGGTTGTAGGTAGGAGAACCAAAGAGAATATTAAGAGGGTAGTAGATATGGTTTTATCATTGAATCCTGCCAAAATCTATACTGATGGTCTTAATGTTTATAGAAGTCTAATCCCCAAAAGTATTCATAGAGTTTTTAAGTATTGCACCAATAAAATTGAGAGAAATAATCTTACTCTGAGGACTCACATGAAACGACTAAATCGAAAGACTATTTGTTTTACAAAAGCAAATCTAATGTTAGAAGCTTGTTTGAGCCTTTATATTTGGAGGAGAAGTAATGCTGCTTAATTAAGCTCTTTATGCTTATTATTAAAGGTTCTATACCTTAATTACTTCCATTTTAAAATACTAGCAGAATAAAATATTCCATATTCCAATTCAGAATAATATGTGTTAATAACTTGATTATTAAATAATAAAATACTATTATTGCATATTCGAATATGGAATAATTAAGAAAATGAAAACACAACAAGTTAGTATGAGTCCACTTGATATAGTGGTGCTCTTAAAAATTATCAGTTTGAATCAGCAAGTTTGGCATCAAAATTCTATGGCTGAGGCCTTGGGCATTAGTCAATCGGAGATCAGCAAATCATTAGCACGCTCCAAATATGCTGGTTTATTAGACCCGTCGGGTAAAAAAGTAAGACGAGTAGCTTTTGTAGAGTTTCTACAATATGGACTTAGCTATGTTTTTCCACAGCATCCAGGAGCTATTATTAAAGGGGTTCCTACTGCTCACTCTGCCCCTCCTCTAAATACTAGCATTCAAAGTCAGGAATTATATGTTTGGCCATCGGCAAAAGGAACTGCAAGAGGACAAAGTATAGTTCCCCTTTACCCTTCCATACCACAAGCAGCCTTAAAAGATTTCAAACTCTACGAATTATTAGCCTTAGTTGATGCTATAAGAGTTGGTAGAGCCAGAGAAAAAGAAATAGCCATAAAAGAACTGAAATTAAGAATACTACATGGAGAATAAAACCATCAATATAGCCAATGTGGCTCAAGTAGCCAAGGCTTTAGCAGAACTGAAAGAGCAAATGGTGTTTGTAGGAGGAGCCATTATCAGCCTTTATGCCGATGATCCATCTGCAGATGAAGTTAGGCCTACTGGAGATATCGATATGACCATTAGAATACTAAACTATAGTGATTTCATCAAATTGAATGAGCGATTGGCTGAATTAAACATTTACCCAGACCCCAATGGTCATGCCATTTGCAGCTATTTATATAAAGATATTCCTCTTGATATCATGTCTTCAGAAGATGGCCCTCTAGGACCATCTAATTCATGGTATAAAATAGGTTTTGAAGATTTGCAATATATGGATGTAGAAGGTGAAGAAATCCAATTATTTACAGCTCCTTGTTTTCTAGCCACCAAATTTGAGGCCTATTATCAAAGAGAGCCAGTCCCAGATTACCGTCTTAGTCATGATTTTGAAGATATTATTTATGTGTTGGATAATCGGATATCTATCGTTGAAGAAATACAAAAGTCCCCAGAAGTATTAAAAGATTTTCTAAAAACTGAATTACAAAAAATCATGGATGACCCCCATGAGGAAGAGATTTTATCAGCTCACCTACACCCTTTCATTCTTGAAGAACGGTATCCGATTCTAATAGACAAAATCAAGAAAGTTATTAATATCTAAGCATATTTATTTCTGTGAATCAAGTGGGGTTGGTAGGAGCTGGAAGATGGGTAAATAATCAAACCTTTTGGCAAGAACAACAACTAATTTTTATTTTGTCAATATTGACAAAAATAACCTCTCCAAAATTGATTTTTCAATCATCAAACTGGAGTGCCCTTTTAAGGTGCCAAAATGCTACAAAATGCGCTATTTTGTGCACTCTGCATTTTTCAACTATCTGATTAACAACAATGTAAAATAATGACTTATCCACTGGCAGTCAAAAGGTCAGCGGTTCGATTCCGCTATTCTCCACCCATATTATCAAAGAGTTACAAAATTATATTTTGTAACTCTTTTTTATTTGCAAGCCATTTGCAAGCGAAAAATGAATATGCTGGATAAAAATACATGGAGAATCATTGTATTAAACAAAAATGGAAGTATTACATCCTATCATTTTGCTTTGATTAAGAATCTCAACTGATTAAACTCTTAGTATATTTAAAAAACATTCAAGTTTAAAACATATATTTTTGACAAGTATTTTTAGTTATTATTACTTATTGTCTTTCAAATATTGCATCTATATCATCATGAGTTGAAATCCTATCATGATGAACTCCCACATCGTTGTCATAAGAATGATCCTGGCTTTCTATGTAATCGTTAGCCATTTTCTCGGGATCTAAATCACGAAGAATATCTGTATAATCAATTTCAATTTTTTGAAGAACCGTTGAGTTGAAATCAACTAAGTATGTTTCCAACTGGTTAACAATCTCTAACTCAATCCCAGATTCATCAATTTCATAATCGTCAAAATAGCAATCTGACAAACTGTTAGGGTAAGAGTAATCTTTTATAAAAGAATAAAAATCAATATCAAAATCGTTATTTTTAGCTATATCATATAAATATGCTTGGATTTGGTTCTCTACTAAGCGTAAGATATCTTCATTATCAATATTATATTTTTCTATGAAATCTAAAATTTCCTTTAATGTATCCTCATCTAATGTATATAAATCTTCATCAAGAAACCCTGCTAAAAAATCAAAATGATCAATCTTAATTCTAGGCTCAAAATCTGAAAGAATATAAAGAAGCTCAGATAATTTATTCCCATAAGCATTTTTTGTTTTTATTATTGTTTTTAGGAAGTATTCTATCCTACTAACTACAGATTGATTAAAAAAATCTAGATAACATAATAAAATGAGAAAATCCCAATCCTCTACTTTAAGTTTTTCATCAAAAAAGTGATCAAATAATCCCTTTTGAATGGCCTTATAGCCTTTTTTATTCTTGTGAGGATATAAAGTGTTTATGAAAATAATGGAATCTTCTGTTCCTAAAGATTTTAAAATGTTTGTTATCAGCTCTGTATCTTGAAAATATGTGTTAATAATGAAATCAGCAATTGATGGATTGAAGAGAGTATATTCAAAACAATCTCCTGATGTTTGATTTCTATTCAACAATGATTTGGTCGCTAATCTCCGTATTGCATTAAAGCTTTTATCAGAATGGTCTCCTAGATTTATCGCATGAATTTTAATAAATTTGTTATAAGCTTCTTGAAGTTTACTTTCACTGATTCGACCATTATTGAAAACAGTCAAAAAGGTCAGAGCTCTAACAGGATCGTCAGCTTGATTTTGAAAATAATCAGCCCAGATTTCTTCAGGATTATCCAGTTTTTCATTAATGTAATTCCAATATACATCAGGTGTGACACTTCCAACTCTTTGAGAATCTAACACAAATTCGATAATGCGAGGATTGAAATTATTGTGATTTATAATCCTTTTATAATTCTTTTTATTATAAATTTCATCAATATAGGATTTATCCAGATTTGAATGAAATATGTGATTATACAATATCTTTGCCTTGTCTATATCCGTTAAACTCTTTATAGTTATTAAAAATTCATTATCACGAACTTTTCCATTTTGGAAAATATGACTTAAACCATATGCCTTATTGAGAATGTTTGTCCTAGATGTAAGGATGAATTTTTTTGTATTGTCTTTATTATGGAAAAGCCAGTCACATTGACCACCCTGTGCCAATCTGATTGACCACCCCTTAGTTTCACCGAGAAAAGTTATCATTACATTATCAATTAGTTATTCAAATTAATCTGTTTATTTGTCGCCTAACTTCTATAGCAACTCAAATACAGGATTAAGCAGAGTAGGTGAGTGTTCTTTTTTAGGGTGGTCACATTGCTCTGGCGAACATGGTCAGTTTGCTCTGGCTTTGGGTGGTCAGTTTGCTCTGGCTTTGGGTGGTCTGTTAAATTCGGCTAAGGGTGGTCCAGAGCAGTGTTTTTTCCAGTATGCCCTATGGAAGCTGATATAAGTTGGTCAAAAATCTGACACATTGAAAATGCATTCTTCTTTGCCCTTTTCAACATCTAAAACTTTCCAGAAGCTTTCAATTTTCTATTTAGATTTTTTCAATACTTTTATTTGCCATAAAACATTCAAAGCCTTCCATTCACCATTGTATTTAACCATTTGTAAGTACTCAACATAATCAGCAGACTCAACTCGTATGCTTGCGATATCTTCACAAATATCAAGCATCTCTATTTTATCGTTTTGTTTATCTTTAGGTGTGTGTTTTCCATATCCTGCAATAGTATACTGCATCATTGTGTTGTAGGATAAATTATTGACGACATCGTTACCTGTGTGCTCATAATTCCGTATGGTTCTTTTTACCAATTCCGGATGGAGTACCTTGCTCATTTTCAGAGAATCGCCTTCGTACCAGGCCTGACTATATAGGCTTGCAATTTTTAATACCTCTATTGAGTCCTGCATTATTTGTGCGTTTAATGACAAAGTGAATGTCAGGAAAAACCCTATGGTGATCATTTTAGTTTTTTTCATCTTTTTATTTGATTTTTATAAGTTTCTTGATGTTTATAACATCCTCATTTTCACAATCAATTTTAATAGCTTTTAATATAAACTCTTCCGCTTCATTTCGTCTATTTGTGCTAAATAAGATAAAAGCCATATCAGCATACGCTCCAGCATTATTGCTATTTGCTTGCAGACTCTTTTGGATGTTTTGTTCGGCAGAAATGTAGTCAACTTCATTTATTTGAGCTTTGGCTAAAATATGATATGAATCTTTTCTCCTGAAATTATAGGGGTCTGGATATGGATCAAGTTCTATGGCTTTTTCTAATACTTCAATTGCTTTTTGATGCTCTCCTCCTAATAAATAATAATATCCCAATTGAGAAAGCATTTCTGCGTTAATCTCTTCATGGTCTTTGACCATTTCTAAAATTTTAACAGCCTCTTTTACTTCTTTTTTCTTTTCGAAAAGATCGTTTGACAACTCATATTGGGCATAAACATTTTGAGGATCTTGTTCTATTATTTTGCTATGAATTTCAGTAGCTTTTTGATAATTATGATCTTCCCTATAGAGGTTTCCTATTTCTATTGGTAGACTATGATTTTGGGGGAAGAGACCGGAAGCGCTGTCCAATAAACTAATAGCAGCTTCAATATTCAGATAATTTGATTTGACAATGTATGCCTGAACAATATTATCAATATAGGAAGGTTGATTGATTAATGATTCTATAAAATGATATAGGTCAATATCTTTGTCAATTAAGTCTTCTCTGGTATTAATAAATGCTGCAGGTAAACCAGGCCGCTTTTGTGTTGAAAGATATGCTTCAATTCCTTGTGCAAAGTATTCTCGTTCATTTAAATCTGCATACCAATCAAGCGTGTAATTTCCTCTTTTTGCTTTTATATACAATGACTTCAGATCTAAAGTCTGTTTTGGAGTAAATAGCCAGTGAATGAGATGCCCAAACTCATGAAAAGCAACATTGTACTTTCCGAAAGTATTTTCTATTTGTTGAATTTTATTGCTTGTGGTATGATGGCCACCCTGTCCTTTTAAATCATCACTTAACCTCATCCCAACCGTTCTTGTTCCGCGAGTATTTTCGAGGTGAGGGCAATTCCATAACAAATGATGGAAATCCATAAAGTATACCGTAGAACCTGAAATATAAATTGCTTCCATAAAACCC
The genomic region above belongs to Lentimicrobium sp. L6 and contains:
- a CDS encoding DUF3696 domain-containing protein encodes the protein MLEHFGVKNFKVFSDLQELDLRPLTFLVGTNSSGKSSFTSSLRLFQENKDNVLSTSDFSSKKEFKNISLNFSTVSSIMGSFKSIINKNDLKKKLIFRLPVEWLSLPKSVYIELTFIYDADSKFEDALLEKIEAFDGNISIYVVELTDPKVYVLTNGGITEEENEAMKAPVFNAQLNISKIKEIIFSKIKEDIDSLNKHKEAADLYQIFIQELNGKDQFNFFENYKNNQSVAYSLLGTKALELWRTIEEYENYISIRYDKYPDNLNSPLFLHPELFDFSYGEGDYNLMCFVNGELLSNSGNEHSQLIAKYSRTDLLLNYCNEIASSFANDELLRFESNYFRKISQHNYLFREPIDYPGFDIEIGNELVDAFNSFFGTSYDKYSISNNTGNMDIFNLYVTKLSSSFETLKKELSFHFIPSIRSNNSRTFERNGNSYFEKIIKDYNIGDISDKKKQFFTKWLKEFGIAKGVDFKLIGTSGLIELELIEENGNYKNLLDVGYGFSQLLPLLMKVSLLGNDEQFVIEEPETNLHPALQSKLADFFVDAQKEFKYQFIIETHSEYLIRKIQSSVSKGVCSSSDISIYYFTHPDETMIGGEQVKKIRIAENGLLLDDFGEGFFDEADKIAMNLFQLTKGQYN
- a CDS encoding Fic family protein → MKIAERKYLDTYKKSIGNEISELIKEFDFSENRGGFEYLTKSAAIYSSNIEGNSIDLNSYMNYEMNKDKFKVGKEIEEIEDLIEAYSFAQNNHLNEKNLLNCHKIFSDTLLIRSKRGKYRIEQVGVFGKSGLAYMAIEPEFVEKEMKSFFQDISQLISSDLNEIEVFYFASLIHLRFAHIHPFRDGNGRAARLIEKWFIAEKLGHEFWKMPSEEFYKKNQVKYYEAINLGVNFYELNYDRCIGFLEMLPNCLR
- a CDS encoding IS6 family transposase — protein: MFKHHRYPRIIILQAVYYKLRFTLSYRDVEELLSIRGIKADHSTIQRWVFKFSPLIESNMHKRKRKVNNSWRMDETYIKVGGKDRYLYRAVDKYGGTIDFLLTKRRMKGSAQKFLNKAMVVYHMALFLSLKTYLT
- a CDS encoding IS1 family transposase — its product is MKSPTKVCKYCSGICIKKGKRNGKQRFLCKHCEKYQLLHYSKNRIPKSKENLLVKLNNEGMGISSISRILHVSKSSVQRIIIKFSRAVLKPLISERNQVYEIDELRTYEGNKKNESWVIYAINKANGNVINLVVGRRTKENIKRVVDMVLSLNPAKIYTDGLNVYRSLIPKSIHRVFKYCTNKIERNNLTLRTHMKRLNRKTICFTKANLMLEACLSLYIWRRSNAA
- a CDS encoding nucleotidyl transferase AbiEii/AbiGii toxin family protein, which translates into the protein MENKTINIANVAQVAKALAELKEQMVFVGGAIISLYADDPSADEVRPTGDIDMTIRILNYSDFIKLNERLAELNIYPDPNGHAICSYLYKDIPLDIMSSEDGPLGPSNSWYKIGFEDLQYMDVEGEEIQLFTAPCFLATKFEAYYQREPVPDYRLSHDFEDIIYVLDNRISIVEEIQKSPEVLKDFLKTELQKIMDDPHEEEILSAHLHPFILEERYPILIDKIKKVINI
- a CDS encoding nuclear transport factor 2 family protein, whose translation is MQDSIEVLKIASLYSQAWYEGDSLKMSKVLHPELVKRTIRNYEHTGNDVVNNLSYNTMMQYTIAGYGKHTPKDKQNDKIEMLDICEDIASIRVESADYVEYLQMVKYNGEWKALNVLWQIKVLKKSK
- a CDS encoding tetratricopeptide repeat protein, with product MRYSLFILILISCFACNRKHSDLAFKISSIKEAEQKIKEFKSNYRFNEVEEYTQTVKTQFPDSIFSLILQADWAYFTMNYQEAERLCSEALEMDSINVDALNCKALIALDLNHIDASLKYVRKAIEIDSNHIVSWINYANVLNKNRDINSFLNAINKALKIDSTNSEALCEMGGYLSRYGNDINESAKYLNRALESNPLNYAAHHLLGRGYSPAEYSSVMITTEKSLLEVDSLLMHNQFEKADLLMKMEYDEVTLDIDMLILKAATEFHMKNYRACINHAFSILDRKPNYGIAHYFIAESLRKLKDEHNILIQEFKYDFSKKETPNEFPFLRKVFINFHLCDEILQKNILINTEPFKGFMEAIYISGSTVYFMDFHHLLWNCPHLENTRGTRTVGMRLSDDLKGQGGHHTTSNKIQQIENTFGKYNVAFHEFGHLIHWLFTPKQTLDLKSLYIKAKRGNYTLDWYADLNEREYFAQGIEAYLSTQKRPGLPAAFINTREDLIDKDIDLYHFIESLINQPSYIDNIVQAYIVKSNYLNIEAAISLLDSASGLFPQNHSLPIEIGNLYREDHNYQKATEIHSKIIEQDPQNVYAQYELSNDLFEKKKEVKEAVKILEMVKDHEEINAEMLSQLGYYYLLGGEHQKAIEVLEKAIELDPYPDPYNFRRKDSYHILAKAQINEVDYISAEQNIQKSLQANSNNAGAYADMAFILFSTNRRNEAEEFILKAIKIDCENEDVINIKKLIKIK